From Bradyrhizobium sp. NDS-1, the proteins below share one genomic window:
- the murJ gene encoding murein biosynthesis integral membrane protein MurJ yields MIRSFLTVSTGTLASRLLGFARDSLIAALLGTGAVADAFLAAFQLVNVARRLLSEGALNAALIPAWLRARDRDGEMAASAFAGRVLGAVSAALVAISIGIALLMPLIITVIAPGFVGSATLDLAIANARLMLPYLAFAGPVTVLMGLLNAQGRFALTAFSPLLFNIALIAAIAMLLVWRADAAFAAWMLAATVGIAGLLQLLMLLSQQSARLAAPLRVSFDKEMRDFFAKAIPGMIASSGPQWLMVAGAIIASATPSAVSWLYFANRLIELPLGIVGVAMGTVLVPELTRAIASSDREAVAHAESRALELATGLALPATLGLIVLAEPIVRLLFEHGAFGANDSTATAHALTWLALGLPAHVLIKALSPAFYARGDTMTPLLATAKGFVVTVALAVLLGHVFGTSGIAASIALGAWSSALSLLRKGTAEFGFSVDATARKRLPRIVLAAAAMGALLWLTVDLVPAETHGFIKFIVLGVQIAAGIAVYGLLLQILGAASWREAVNALKRPA; encoded by the coding sequence ATGATCCGCTCCTTCCTGACCGTCTCGACGGGAACGCTGGCCTCGCGGCTGCTGGGCTTTGCCCGCGATTCCCTGATCGCGGCGCTGCTCGGCACCGGCGCCGTGGCGGACGCATTTCTGGCGGCGTTCCAGCTCGTCAATGTGGCGCGCCGTCTGCTCAGCGAGGGGGCGCTCAATGCGGCGCTGATCCCGGCCTGGCTGCGGGCGCGCGACCGCGATGGCGAGATGGCCGCTTCGGCATTTGCGGGACGCGTGCTCGGCGCGGTCAGCGCGGCCCTGGTCGCGATCTCGATCGGCATCGCGCTTCTGATGCCGCTGATCATCACGGTGATCGCGCCGGGATTTGTCGGCAGTGCGACGCTCGATCTTGCCATCGCGAACGCGCGGCTGATGCTGCCGTATCTCGCCTTCGCCGGCCCGGTCACCGTGCTGATGGGCCTGCTGAATGCGCAAGGACGCTTTGCGCTCACGGCGTTCTCGCCGCTGCTGTTCAACATCGCCTTGATCGCCGCAATCGCGATGCTCCTGGTCTGGCGCGCCGATGCCGCTTTTGCGGCGTGGATGCTGGCGGCGACCGTTGGCATCGCCGGCCTGCTGCAACTCCTGATGTTGCTGTCGCAGCAAAGTGCGCGACTTGCCGCCCCGCTGCGCGTGAGTTTCGACAAGGAGATGCGCGACTTCTTCGCCAAGGCCATTCCCGGCATGATCGCAAGCTCCGGCCCGCAATGGCTGATGGTGGCCGGCGCAATCATCGCCTCGGCCACGCCGTCCGCGGTGTCCTGGCTCTATTTCGCCAACCGGCTGATCGAGCTGCCGCTCGGCATCGTCGGCGTCGCCATGGGCACCGTGCTGGTGCCGGAGCTGACGCGCGCCATCGCCAGCTCCGACCGGGAGGCGGTGGCGCATGCGGAATCCCGTGCGCTGGAGCTTGCGACCGGGCTGGCGCTGCCCGCCACGCTCGGCCTGATCGTGCTGGCCGAGCCGATCGTGCGGCTGCTGTTCGAGCATGGCGCCTTCGGCGCGAATGACAGCACGGCAACCGCGCATGCGCTGACGTGGCTGGCACTTGGCCTGCCCGCCCACGTGCTGATCAAGGCGCTGTCGCCGGCGTTCTATGCCCGCGGCGACACGATGACGCCGCTGCTCGCCACAGCCAAAGGCTTCGTGGTAACGGTCGCGCTCGCGGTTCTGCTCGGTCATGTCTTCGGCACGAGCGGAATCGCGGCCAGCATCGCGCTTGGTGCCTGGAGCAGCGCGCTCTCGCTGCTCCGTAAGGGCACGGCCGAGTTCGGCTTCTCGGTCGATGCCACCGCCCGCAAGCGGCTGCCGCGGATCGTGCTCGCCGCAGCCGCCATGGGCGCCCTGCTCTGGCTCACTGTGGACCTCGTGCCTGCCGAGACCCATGGCTTCATCAAGTTCATCGTGCTGGGCGTGCAGATCGCGGCCGGGATAGCCGTCTACGGCCTGCTCCTGCAAATCCTCGGCGCAGCCTCCTGGCGCGAGGCGGTTAACGCGTTGAAACGGCCGGCCTAA
- a CDS encoding serine hydrolase domain-containing protein: protein MQSKAEIDEILRQKSDAREIPGVVAIAASGNDVLYQGAFGKRDLSKPDAMTADSVFWIASMTKAVTSAGAMQLVEQGKLSLDAPIGDVLPDLAKPQVLEGFDAKGEAKLRPAKGPITLRQLMTHTAGFCYNMWNGDLALYLDKNGIPAITTCQNAALKTPIMTDPGTRWEYGTNIDFVGKAVEAASGKRLDVYLRDNLFSPLGMSDTAFKITEDMRKRLVGMHARGEDGQLASIPFELEQEPEFHMGGGGLYSTAADYIKFTRMILNKGRGNGNQVLKAETVATMGQNHIGDLAMGKMTTAAPMYTNDVDLYPEQVKKWGLSFMINTAKTAEGRSAGSLAWAGLANTYYWIDPARDVTGVILMQLLPFADAKCLEAFAGFERGVYAGLDAAGSGQKAA from the coding sequence ATGCAGAGCAAAGCCGAGATCGACGAGATTCTGCGCCAGAAGAGCGATGCCAGGGAAATCCCCGGCGTCGTGGCGATCGCTGCCAGCGGTAACGACGTGCTGTACCAGGGCGCGTTCGGCAAGCGCGACCTGTCGAAGCCCGATGCGATGACGGCGGACAGCGTGTTCTGGATCGCATCGATGACGAAGGCCGTGACGTCGGCGGGCGCGATGCAGCTGGTCGAGCAGGGCAAGCTGTCGCTGGACGCGCCGATCGGCGATGTATTGCCCGATCTCGCCAAGCCGCAGGTGCTCGAAGGATTCGATGCCAAGGGCGAAGCGAAGCTGCGGCCGGCCAAGGGGCCGATCACGCTGCGCCAACTCATGACCCACACCGCCGGCTTCTGCTACAACATGTGGAACGGTGATCTTGCGCTCTATCTGGACAAGAACGGCATTCCCGCCATCACCACCTGCCAGAATGCGGCGCTGAAGACGCCTATCATGACCGACCCTGGCACGCGCTGGGAGTACGGCACCAACATCGATTTCGTCGGCAAGGCCGTGGAGGCCGCCAGCGGCAAACGGCTCGATGTTTACCTGCGCGACAATCTGTTCAGCCCGCTCGGCATGAGCGATACGGCTTTCAAGATCACCGAGGACATGCGCAAGCGCCTCGTCGGCATGCACGCGCGCGGCGAGGACGGCCAGCTCGCATCGATCCCGTTCGAGCTCGAGCAGGAGCCGGAATTCCACATGGGCGGCGGCGGCCTCTACTCGACGGCGGCCGACTACATCAAGTTCACCCGGATGATCCTCAACAAGGGCCGCGGCAACGGCAACCAGGTGCTGAAGGCCGAGACGGTCGCCACGATGGGACAGAACCACATCGGCGATCTCGCCATGGGCAAGATGACCACGGCGGCACCGATGTACACCAACGACGTCGATCTCTATCCGGAGCAGGTGAAGAAGTGGGGCCTCAGCTTCATGATCAACACCGCCAAGACCGCGGAAGGACGCAGCGCAGGCAGCCTCGCCTGGGCAGGCCTCGCCAACACCTATTACTGGATCGACCCGGCCCGCGACGTCACCGGCGTGATCCTGATGCAGCTGCTGCCGTTCGCCGACGCGAAATGCCTGGAAGCGTTCGCGGGATTTGAGCGCGGGGTCTATGCCGGGCTCGATGCTGCCGGGAGCGGGCAGAAGGCAGCCTAG
- the rimI gene encoding ribosomal protein S18-alanine N-acetyltransferase, with amino-acid sequence MMRWLSQWWRGGTAAVEPASARDAARLAQLHGASFARGWGEGEFEGMLSERNTLVHRLRLGRKTIGFAVSRIGADEAEILSIAVDEAHRGRGLSRALLMTHLGHLAGRGVRTIFLEVEENNQPARRLYDRCGFMVVGRRERYYKQPDGEQLNALLMRRDLS; translated from the coding sequence ATGATGAGATGGCTGTCGCAATGGTGGCGCGGCGGCACGGCCGCCGTCGAGCCCGCATCCGCGCGCGATGCCGCGCGGCTGGCGCAGCTTCACGGCGCCTCTTTCGCGCGCGGCTGGGGCGAAGGCGAGTTCGAGGGCATGCTCAGCGAGCGCAACACGTTGGTGCATCGGTTGCGTCTCGGCCGCAAGACGATCGGCTTTGCGGTGTCGCGGATCGGCGCTGACGAGGCGGAAATCCTCTCGATCGCGGTGGATGAGGCCCATCGTGGCCGCGGCCTCTCCCGCGCGCTGCTGATGACCCATCTCGGCCATCTCGCGGGGCGCGGCGTGCGCACAATATTTCTCGAAGTCGAGGAAAATAACCAGCCGGCGCGGCGACTCTACGACAGGTGCGGATTCATGGTGGTCGGGCGCCGCGAACGCTACTATAAGCAGCCGGACGGGGAACAATTGAACGCCCTTCTGATGCGACGTGACTTGTCGTAA
- a CDS encoding NAD-dependent succinate-semialdehyde dehydrogenase: MTPTAAARAPQATATLRDRLKDPSLLKEACYIDGAWVGTPVFAVNNPASGVELAKVPQLGADDTTKAVEAAERAFPGWAKHTAKQRSNILRKWFELITANREDLALILTSEQGKPLTEALGEVDIGAAYIEFFAEEARRVYGETIPTQRPDARLLAIKQPIGVCGAITPWNFPNSMITRKVSPALAAGCTVVLKPANETPLSALALAVLAEKAGIPKGVLNIVTGDAPPIGKVLCEHPAVRFVGFTGSTAVGKILYQQASVGVKRLGLELGGNAPFVVFDDADIDAAVEGAIVSKYRNMGQTCVCANRLYAQDKIYDEFVQKLSKKVATMKIGDGTESGVTQGPLINMKAVDKVERHIADAVKRGAKIVTGGKRSELGRSFFEPTVLADVKSDSLVSQEETFGPLAPVIRFKDEADVIAMCNASPFGLASYFYSRDLGRVWRVAEALESGMVGVNTGLITTEVAPFGGVKESGLGREGSRHGMEEYVEIKYVMMAGV; encoded by the coding sequence ATGACACCGACCGCCGCCGCACGCGCCCCGCAAGCCACCGCCACCCTGCGCGACCGGTTGAAGGACCCTTCGCTCCTGAAGGAGGCCTGCTACATCGACGGCGCCTGGGTCGGCACCCCGGTCTTCGCGGTCAACAATCCCGCGAGCGGTGTCGAGCTCGCAAAAGTTCCGCAGCTTGGTGCCGATGATACGACCAAGGCGGTCGAAGCCGCCGAGCGCGCCTTTCCGGGCTGGGCCAAGCACACCGCCAAGCAGCGCTCCAACATCCTTCGCAAATGGTTCGAGCTGATCACGGCCAACCGCGAGGACCTCGCACTGATCCTCACCTCCGAGCAGGGCAAGCCGCTCACCGAGGCGCTCGGCGAGGTCGACATCGGCGCCGCCTATATCGAGTTCTTCGCCGAAGAGGCCCGGCGCGTCTATGGCGAGACCATTCCGACGCAGCGGCCTGACGCGCGGCTGCTCGCGATCAAGCAGCCGATCGGCGTCTGCGGCGCCATCACGCCGTGGAATTTCCCGAACTCCATGATCACCCGAAAGGTGTCGCCGGCGCTCGCCGCCGGCTGCACCGTGGTGCTCAAGCCCGCCAATGAAACGCCGCTGTCGGCGCTGGCGCTGGCGGTACTCGCCGAGAAGGCCGGCATCCCCAAGGGCGTGCTCAACATCGTTACGGGTGACGCGCCGCCGATCGGCAAGGTGCTGTGCGAGCATCCGGCGGTGCGCTTCGTCGGCTTCACCGGCTCGACCGCGGTCGGCAAGATCCTCTACCAGCAGGCCTCCGTCGGGGTGAAGCGGCTTGGCCTCGAGCTTGGCGGCAATGCGCCCTTCGTGGTGTTCGACGACGCCGACATCGACGCCGCGGTCGAAGGCGCCATCGTCTCGAAATACCGCAACATGGGCCAGACCTGCGTCTGCGCCAACCGCCTCTACGCCCAGGACAAGATCTACGACGAATTCGTGCAGAAGCTGTCGAAGAAAGTCGCGACGATGAAGATCGGCGACGGCACCGAGAGCGGCGTCACGCAAGGGCCCCTGATCAACATGAAGGCGGTCGACAAGGTCGAGCGCCACATTGCGGACGCCGTCAAGCGCGGCGCTAAAATCGTCACCGGTGGCAAGCGCAGCGAGCTTGGACGCTCGTTCTTCGAGCCCACCGTGCTGGCCGACGTCAAGTCGGACTCGCTAGTGTCGCAGGAGGAAACCTTCGGCCCGCTCGCGCCGGTCATCCGCTTCAAGGACGAGGCCGACGTCATTGCGATGTGCAACGCCTCGCCGTTCGGTCTTGCCTCCTACTTCTATTCCCGTGATCTCGGCCGCGTCTGGCGCGTCGCCGAGGCGCTGGAATCAGGCATGGTCGGGGTCAACACCGGCCTGATCACCACCGAGGTCGCCCCCTTCGGCGGCGTCAAGGAGAGCGGGCTCGGACGCGAAGGCTCGCGTCACGGCATGGAAGAATATGTCGAGATCAAATACGTGATGATGGCGGGGGTTTAG
- a CDS encoding adenosine kinase has protein sequence MADVKYDVLGIGNALFDVLVRTDEAFLARHGMAKGSMSLIDEGRAAAIYKDMGPATEVSGGSAANTIVGIGSLGARAAYVGKVKDDQIGKLYVHDIRAAGVAFNTPAATDGPATGCSYILVTDDGERTMNTYLGAAQDLSPADIDPAEIAGAGIVYLEGYLWDPKNAKDAFVKAAKIAHDARRKVALTLSDSFCVDRYRDEFLSLMRNGTVDIVFANESELHSLYMTSDFDTALKQLRNDANLGIVTRSEKGCMVVSSEDAVAAPAFPVNKVVDTTGAGDLFAAGFLFGLARNLAYKQCGELGALAAAEVIQHIGARPQVSLKELAQQRGLTA, from the coding sequence ATGGCTGACGTGAAATATGACGTTCTCGGCATCGGCAACGCGCTGTTCGACGTGCTGGTCAGGACCGACGAGGCCTTTCTGGCCAGGCACGGCATGGCCAAGGGCAGCATGTCCCTGATCGACGAGGGGCGTGCGGCGGCCATTTACAAGGACATGGGTCCGGCCACGGAAGTCTCGGGCGGCTCCGCCGCCAACACCATCGTCGGCATCGGCAGCCTGGGGGCACGGGCGGCCTATGTCGGCAAGGTCAAGGACGACCAGATCGGCAAGCTCTACGTCCACGATATCCGCGCTGCCGGCGTTGCCTTCAACACGCCCGCCGCGACGGACGGTCCCGCCACCGGTTGCTCCTACATCCTGGTCACGGATGACGGCGAGCGCACCATGAATACCTATCTCGGCGCGGCACAGGATCTGTCGCCAGCCGATATCGACCCGGCGGAAATCGCCGGCGCCGGCATCGTCTATCTCGAAGGCTATCTCTGGGATCCCAAGAACGCCAAGGACGCCTTCGTCAAGGCGGCCAAGATTGCCCATGATGCCAGGCGCAAGGTGGCGCTGACATTGTCGGATTCGTTCTGCGTCGACCGCTATCGCGACGAGTTCCTTTCCTTGATGCGCAACGGTACCGTCGACATTGTGTTCGCCAACGAGTCCGAGCTGCACTCGCTCTACATGACGTCGGATTTCGATACCGCGCTGAAGCAGCTGCGCAATGACGCCAATCTCGGAATCGTTACCCGCAGCGAGAAGGGCTGCATGGTCGTGTCGTCCGAAGACGCCGTCGCGGCGCCGGCCTTCCCGGTCAACAAGGTGGTCGACACCACCGGCGCCGGCGACCTCTTCGCCGCAGGCTTCCTGTTCGGCCTGGCGCGCAATCTTGCGTACAAGCAGTGCGGCGAGCTCGGCGCGCTCGCGGCCGCCGAAGTGATCCAGCACATCGGCGCGCGGCCGCAAGTGTCGCTGAAGGAGCTTGCCCAGCAGCGCGGGCTGACGGCGTAG
- a CDS encoding AMP-binding protein: protein MTDKGDSYVCGISDAPLLGDTIGRSLDQAAQRWGNREALVSPSHGVRWTWREFAERVDALAAGFLALGLERGARIGIWSLNRPEWTLTQFAAAKAGLILVTINPAYRLSELEFALKKVGCAAIVTATAFKSSNYMEMLNTLLPELSGAEPGQLQSARLPALRIVIQIGGPAAAGTIPFDEVARIGGDQHRQQLVALGRELQFDDPVNIQFTSGTTGSPKGVTLTHHNILNNGYFTGRAMRLTEQDRICIPVPLYHCFGMVMGNLASVTLGTTMVYPGEGFDPLMTLRTIEQEKCTALYGVPTMFIAELDHPEFATFNLKSLRTGIMAGAPCPIEVMKRVNTEMNMREVTIAYGMTETSPVSFQSATDDPLERRVSTVGRIHPHVEVKVIDLEGRIVKRGERGELCTRGYSIMLGYWDEKEKTADVLDANGWMHTGDLAVIDDEGYCNIVGRIKDMVIRGGENLYPREIEEFLYRHPKIQDVQIFGVADTRYGEELCAWVRVRSGETLTAEEVRAFCEGQIAHNKIPRYVEFVDEFPMTVTGKIQKFLMRDAVEQRLGLKAAKTA from the coding sequence TTGACGGACAAGGGCGACAGCTACGTTTGCGGCATCTCGGACGCGCCGCTGCTCGGCGACACGATCGGCCGCAGCCTCGATCAGGCCGCGCAGCGCTGGGGAAACCGCGAAGCGCTGGTCTCGCCCAGCCATGGCGTCAGATGGACCTGGCGGGAATTCGCCGAGCGGGTCGATGCGCTCGCCGCCGGTTTTCTCGCACTCGGTCTCGAGCGGGGGGCACGGATCGGAATCTGGTCACTGAACCGGCCGGAATGGACGCTGACCCAGTTCGCCGCCGCCAAGGCCGGTCTCATCCTGGTGACGATCAATCCCGCGTATCGCTTGAGCGAGCTGGAGTTTGCGCTGAAGAAGGTCGGCTGCGCGGCGATCGTCACCGCCACGGCGTTCAAGTCCAGCAATTACATGGAGATGCTCAACACGCTGTTGCCGGAGCTGTCAGGCGCCGAGCCAGGGCAGTTGCAATCGGCACGGCTGCCGGCCCTGCGGATCGTGATCCAGATCGGCGGCCCCGCCGCTGCCGGCACGATTCCCTTCGACGAGGTCGCGCGCATTGGCGGCGACCAGCATCGCCAGCAGCTCGTTGCGCTCGGCCGAGAGCTGCAGTTCGACGACCCCGTCAACATCCAGTTCACCAGCGGCACGACGGGATCGCCCAAGGGGGTGACGCTGACCCATCACAACATCCTCAACAACGGCTATTTCACGGGACGGGCGATGCGCCTCACCGAGCAGGATCGCATCTGCATTCCGGTGCCGCTCTATCATTGCTTCGGCATGGTGATGGGGAATCTTGCCTCCGTCACCCTCGGCACGACCATGGTTTATCCGGGCGAAGGATTCGATCCGCTCATGACGCTGCGTACGATCGAACAGGAGAAATGCACGGCGCTCTACGGCGTGCCGACCATGTTCATCGCCGAGCTCGATCATCCCGAATTCGCGACTTTCAATCTCAAGTCACTGCGCACCGGCATCATGGCCGGCGCGCCTTGCCCGATCGAGGTGATGAAGCGGGTCAACACCGAGATGAACATGCGCGAAGTCACGATCGCCTACGGCATGACCGAGACCAGCCCGGTCAGCTTCCAGAGCGCGACGGACGATCCGCTCGAGCGGCGTGTCTCCACGGTCGGACGGATCCATCCGCATGTCGAGGTCAAGGTCATCGACCTCGAGGGCAGGATCGTCAAGCGCGGCGAACGGGGCGAGCTGTGCACCCGCGGCTACAGCATCATGCTTGGCTATTGGGACGAAAAGGAAAAGACGGCCGACGTGCTCGACGCCAACGGCTGGATGCACACCGGCGACCTCGCCGTCATCGACGACGAGGGCTATTGCAATATCGTCGGCCGCATCAAGGACATGGTGATCCGCGGCGGCGAAAATCTCTATCCGCGCGAGATCGAAGAGTTTCTCTACCGTCACCCCAAGATCCAGGACGTGCAGATCTTCGGCGTTGCCGATACCCGCTATGGCGAAGAGCTCTGTGCCTGGGTCCGCGTCAGATCGGGCGAGACGCTGACCGCAGAGGAGGTCCGCGCCTTCTGCGAGGGCCAGATCGCCCACAACAAGATCCCGCGCTACGTGGAATTCGTCGACGAATTCCCGATGACGGTGACGGGAAAGATCCAGAAGTTCCTGATGCGTGACGCCGTTGAGCAGCGGCTGGGACTGAAGGCGGCGAAGACGGCGTGA
- a CDS encoding NifU family protein, whose amino-acid sequence MFIQTEATPNPATLKFIPGRVVVDGGPMEFSSREAATRSPLAEKLFEVPGVTGVFYGSDFITVTKADGEWQQLKPAILGAIMEHYMSGAPLLADGAAQDDTDLDDEDEFFDESDAETVDMIKDLIETRVRPAVANDGGDITFRGFKDGIVYLNMKGSCAGCPSSTATLQHGIQNLLKHFVPDVVEVRPM is encoded by the coding sequence ATGTTCATTCAAACCGAAGCCACCCCCAATCCCGCCACGCTGAAGTTCATCCCCGGCCGCGTCGTGGTCGATGGCGGCCCGATGGAATTTTCGAGCCGCGAAGCCGCCACGCGCTCCCCGCTCGCCGAAAAGCTGTTCGAGGTGCCCGGCGTCACCGGCGTGTTCTACGGATCGGACTTCATCACCGTGACCAAGGCGGACGGTGAATGGCAGCAGCTCAAGCCCGCGATCCTCGGTGCCATCATGGAGCACTACATGTCCGGCGCACCGCTGCTCGCCGACGGGGCGGCTCAAGATGATACTGATCTCGACGACGAGGACGAGTTCTTCGACGAGTCCGATGCCGAAACGGTCGACATGATCAAGGACCTGATCGAGACGCGCGTGCGGCCGGCGGTCGCCAATGACGGCGGCGACATCACCTTCCGCGGCTTCAAGGACGGCATCGTCTATCTCAACATGAAGGGCTCCTGCGCCGGCTGCCCGTCATCGACCGCGACGCTGCAACACGGCATCCAGAACCTGCTCAAGCACTTCGTGCCCGACGTGGTCGAAGTCCGGCCGATGTGA
- the tsaB gene encoding tRNA (adenosine(37)-N6)-threonylcarbamoyltransferase complex dimerization subunit type 1 TsaB: MLILAIDTALDACSVAVLDTDAGELLAQEQLLMKRGHAEALMPMIARVMQSASLAFASLDRIAVTVGPGSFTGLRVGISAARGLALAAERPAIGLTTLSAYAAAIVGQSKSAPVISAIDARHDHVYFQIVAGDGSQLVRPKVASIDEAIAASQFGAPHLVGNAAGILAERWPKDSPQPVAVDAQAAPDISWVAWLGAAANPETTPARPFYLKAPDAKPPAQPPFAAQAATS; the protein is encoded by the coding sequence ATGCTGATCCTCGCCATCGATACTGCGCTCGACGCCTGCTCCGTCGCCGTGCTGGACACCGACGCCGGCGAGCTCCTCGCGCAGGAGCAGCTTCTCATGAAGCGCGGCCACGCCGAGGCCCTGATGCCGATGATCGCGCGCGTCATGCAATCGGCCAGTCTCGCCTTCGCCTCGCTCGACCGCATCGCGGTCACCGTCGGTCCCGGCAGCTTCACCGGCCTGCGCGTCGGCATTTCGGCGGCGCGCGGCCTTGCGCTCGCAGCCGAGCGGCCGGCGATCGGCCTCACCACCTTGTCGGCCTATGCCGCCGCAATCGTCGGCCAGAGCAAATCAGCGCCCGTGATCTCGGCGATCGACGCGCGGCACGATCACGTCTATTTCCAGATCGTCGCCGGCGATGGCAGCCAGCTGGTGCGACCGAAGGTCGCCAGTATCGACGAGGCGATCGCGGCCTCGCAATTCGGTGCGCCGCATTTGGTCGGCAATGCCGCAGGGATCCTCGCCGAGCGCTGGCCGAAGGATAGTCCGCAGCCGGTCGCGGTCGATGCGCAGGCCGCGCCCGACATCAGCTGGGTCGCATGGCTCGGCGCCGCAGCCAATCCCGAGACAACGCCGGCACGCCCGTTCTATTTGAAGGCACCCGACGCCAAGCCGCCGGCGCAGCCGCCATTTGCAGCACAAGCCGCAACCTCATGA
- the trpS gene encoding tryptophan--tRNA ligase: MPFVERVFSGVQPTGNLHLGNYLGAIVNFVKMQETHNCIYCVVDMHAITQGIDVWGGPAELTRNTREVTAAFIAAGIDPNKHIVFNQSQVSGHAELAWIFNCVARMGWLGRMTQFKEKAGKDRENASVGLFDYPVLMAADILLYRATHVPVGEDQKQHLELSRDIAQKFNNDFGGSIRAQGNNDGLFFPLPEPLITGPATRVMSLRDGTKKMSKSDASDNSRINLTDDADTIAQKIRKAKTDPEPLPSEEKGLEARPEADNLVGIFAALSGRAKADVLREFGGGQFSSFKNALAELCVTKLAPIAGEMKRLVADPGHIDAILNDGSDRARAIADETMKLSKDIVGFIYRR, encoded by the coding sequence ATGCCATTCGTTGAACGGGTTTTTTCGGGCGTCCAGCCGACGGGCAATCTGCATCTCGGCAATTACCTCGGCGCGATCGTCAACTTCGTGAAGATGCAGGAAACCCACAACTGCATCTATTGCGTCGTCGACATGCACGCGATCACGCAAGGCATCGACGTCTGGGGCGGCCCGGCCGAGCTCACGCGCAACACCCGCGAGGTCACCGCGGCGTTCATCGCCGCCGGCATCGATCCCAACAAGCACATCGTGTTCAACCAGAGCCAGGTCTCGGGCCATGCCGAGCTCGCCTGGATCTTCAACTGCGTCGCGCGCATGGGCTGGCTCGGCCGCATGACCCAGTTCAAGGAGAAGGCCGGCAAGGACCGCGAGAACGCCTCGGTCGGGCTGTTCGACTATCCCGTGCTGATGGCGGCCGACATCCTCTTGTACCGGGCCACGCACGTGCCGGTCGGCGAGGACCAGAAGCAGCATCTCGAGCTCTCGCGCGACATCGCGCAGAAGTTCAACAACGATTTCGGCGGTTCCATTCGCGCCCAGGGAAACAATGACGGCCTGTTCTTCCCGCTGCCGGAACCCCTGATCACGGGGCCGGCGACGCGGGTGATGAGCTTGCGCGACGGCACCAAGAAGATGTCGAAATCCGATGCGTCGGACAATTCGCGCATCAATTTGACTGACGACGCCGACACCATCGCGCAGAAGATCCGCAAGGCGAAGACCGATCCGGAACCGCTGCCGTCAGAGGAGAAGGGGCTGGAAGCCCGTCCCGAGGCCGACAATCTCGTCGGCATCTTCGCAGCGCTCTCTGGCCGCGCCAAGGCGGATGTGCTGCGCGAATTCGGCGGCGGCCAGTTCTCCAGCTTCAAGAACGCGCTGGCGGAGCTGTGCGTGACAAAACTCGCGCCGATCGCGGGCGAAATGAAGCGCCTCGTCGCCGACCCCGGCCATATCGACGCGATCCTGAACGACGGATCCGACCGGGCCCGCGCCATCGCCGACGAGACGATGAAGCTCTCCAAGGATATCGTCGGCTTCATCTACCGGCGCTAA
- a CDS encoding universal stress protein yields the protein MTSKRLCYEPGHKPKCLVIVDDTAEWDRAVYYASRWAIRVGGGVVMLRIIEPNQQSQEWLGVADIMRAEAQEAAEAALDRAAGRANGIAAITPERVIREGTPMEQLLAVIDEDPDIAMLVLAANPGAEGPGPLVALLAHEVGTFPIPMTIISGALSDESVDSLS from the coding sequence ATGACCAGCAAGCGACTTTGCTACGAGCCGGGTCACAAGCCCAAATGCCTCGTCATCGTCGATGACACCGCCGAATGGGATCGCGCGGTCTACTATGCCAGCCGCTGGGCGATCCGCGTCGGCGGCGGCGTGGTGATGCTGCGTATCATCGAGCCCAATCAGCAGAGCCAGGAATGGCTGGGGGTCGCCGACATCATGCGCGCGGAGGCGCAGGAAGCGGCGGAGGCCGCGCTCGACCGCGCCGCCGGCCGCGCCAACGGCATCGCCGCGATCACCCCGGAGCGGGTGATCCGCGAGGGCACGCCGATGGAACAACTGCTCGCCGTGATCGACGAGGACCCCGACATCGCCATGCTGGTGCTCGCCGCCAATCCCGGCGCGGAAGGGCCGGGCCCCCTGGTCGCCCTGCTCGCGCACGAGGTGGGCACGTTCCCGATCCCGATGACGATCATTTCCGGCGCGCTGAGCGACGAAAGCGTGGATTCGCTGTCGTAG